In Campylobacterota bacterium, one DNA window encodes the following:
- the kdsB gene encoding 3-deoxy-manno-octulosonate cytidylyltransferase, with translation MFKNKKIVCVIPARLASTRFPRKVLTTLHDKPLLQWVWEAAKKVVAFDRVLFAIDSQETARLLDSFGADYVMTDSACPSGTHRVIEVARRGDVHADVWVNWQGDEPFITSTMIDDLLQSCDQTGQQMWTLCKTIENEAEIFASNIAKIVCDKWGKALYFSRSPIPHVRDQHELQSFFQQGAFKKHIGIYAYTTQTLEKIASLESNMLEDAEKLEQLRFLANGIAITVHNTSHEVMGIDTEQDLARATLRCQSLA, from the coding sequence ATGTTTAAAAATAAAAAAATTGTGTGTGTGATTCCTGCTCGTCTTGCATCGACTCGATTTCCACGAAAAGTTTTGACTACACTTCACGACAAGCCTCTGCTGCAATGGGTATGGGAAGCAGCAAAAAAAGTTGTCGCATTTGATCGTGTCTTATTCGCTATAGATAGTCAAGAGACTGCTCGATTACTTGATAGTTTTGGTGCAGACTACGTCATGACTGATTCAGCATGTCCTTCAGGTACGCATCGAGTCATAGAGGTTGCCAGGCGAGGTGATGTTCATGCTGATGTGTGGGTAAACTGGCAAGGCGATGAGCCATTTATAACTTCTACCATGATTGATGATTTGCTCCAATCGTGCGATCAAACTGGTCAGCAGATGTGGACGTTGTGTAAAACTATCGAAAATGAGGCTGAAATTTTTGCTTCCAATATTGCCAAGATTGTCTGCGACAAGTGGGGCAAAGCACTGTATTTTTCACGCAGTCCAATCCCACATGTACGAGACCAGCATGAGCTACAGAGTTTTTTTCAGCAAGGTGCGTTCAAAAAACATATTGGTATTTACGCCTACACGACACAGACTCTGGAAAAGATAGCATCACTTGAGTCCAATATGCTTGAAGATGCTGAAAAGCTTGAGCAACTCAGATTTCTTGCAAACGGCATTGCCATAACTGTACATAATACGAGTCATGAAGTTATGGGTATTGACACTGAACAGGATTTGGCACGAGCGACACTGCGTTGTCAGTCACTTGCTTGA
- a CDS encoding metallophosphoesterase produces the protein MKKSLFSKQNILFVLKICGITLGIIGAVVLAVAVLVPLPIYKTGFETLTAISEYAQGLEEKVPTDTDNTIRPQFNKHYKQFESSFWKNSKKKFSWLFSFIGLSKPPLWSAGFFKEQLEKLTKPREEKGMKDNFVTKIATTSKTKFVIFGNVQGAFHSIVRDLEQLKKLDFIDDDLKLKSSDYYIVFMGDVISRSHSTMQMLSLAMRLLQANPDNVVYLRGNHETGDYWQEHSLKAELQIRAKHLDESTIPLEKEVTAFFNTLALACYITTIDQATNEFIRISDSKRGKIPILNEAHYAAFLSEKKPGLSWHQLKGDADEGGESSEEEGPEAESSIDLKVIFKGEKKRESFQTMTGLRYLSPDMGAVAWNILSCPTMVYQKALKFYHDAFVMLIPAAKLEQWQLILYNRDTRQDDKEYKKTVYSLLTGVEEGTQTKAPTDEPAPDAQAKEEEKTDKPEKKAVKAKPKKIKQDVAQKQEEAEVRAKKQLQPEQPQKPTKTVKRIPQQPAEPSPDTHESIDEIKDHLQSVIRLLNDLKTDDEQQPQDQPAQQQTRQEPEIDDEHVYHEEHAQEQRLQPPTTDQETEYSHVEQQDIPEQEQRLQPAE, from the coding sequence GTGAAAAAGAGTTTGTTTTCAAAACAAAATATTTTGTTCGTTCTTAAAATATGTGGTATTACCCTTGGCATCATTGGTGCGGTGGTTTTGGCTGTTGCCGTTCTCGTTCCACTCCCAATTTACAAGACAGGTTTTGAAACGCTTACCGCAATCAGTGAATATGCTCAGGGTCTTGAGGAAAAAGTTCCTACAGACACAGACAACACTATTCGGCCACAATTTAATAAGCATTACAAACAATTTGAATCATCATTTTGGAAAAACAGCAAAAAAAAGTTTTCATGGCTTTTTTCATTTATAGGTCTTTCAAAACCACCACTCTGGTCTGCTGGTTTTTTTAAAGAACAGCTAGAAAAACTCACCAAACCCCGTGAAGAAAAAGGTATGAAAGATAATTTTGTTACAAAAATTGCAACAACTTCGAAAACAAAATTTGTTATTTTTGGCAACGTCCAGGGGGCATTTCATTCAATCGTTCGAGATCTTGAGCAATTGAAGAAGCTCGATTTTATCGATGATGATCTCAAGTTAAAATCTTCCGACTACTACATTGTTTTCATGGGCGATGTAATTAGCCGCTCACACAGCACCATGCAAATGCTTAGTCTTGCCATGCGCCTACTACAAGCAAATCCCGACAACGTCGTATACCTTCGCGGCAATCATGAGACCGGTGATTACTGGCAGGAGCACTCACTCAAAGCGGAACTACAAATTCGTGCAAAGCATCTTGATGAAAGCACTATTCCTTTAGAAAAAGAAGTAACCGCTTTTTTCAATACGTTAGCACTCGCCTGTTATATCACAACAATTGATCAAGCTACCAACGAATTTATTCGTATCTCTGACTCAAAGCGTGGGAAAATACCAATACTCAATGAAGCACATTACGCAGCGTTTTTATCTGAGAAAAAACCGGGACTGAGTTGGCATCAACTCAAAGGAGACGCCGATGAAGGAGGCGAAAGCTCTGAGGAAGAGGGTCCTGAAGCAGAAAGTTCTATAGACTTAAAAGTTATCTTCAAGGGTGAAAAAAAGCGCGAGTCATTTCAAACAATGACAGGCCTGCGTTACCTTTCTCCTGACATGGGTGCCGTTGCATGGAACATTCTTTCATGCCCAACCATGGTATATCAAAAGGCACTTAAGTTTTACCATGACGCCTTTGTCATGCTCATTCCCGCTGCAAAACTTGAACAATGGCAACTCATACTCTATAACCGCGACACACGCCAAGATGATAAAGAATACAAAAAGACGGTCTATTCACTGCTGACCGGAGTTGAAGAAGGAACCCAAACTAAAGCGCCAACTGATGAGCCAGCTCCTGACGCACAGGCAAAAGAAGAAGAAAAAACCGATAAACCAGAAAAGAAAGCTGTAAAGGCAAAGCCCAAAAAAATTAAACAGGATGTGGCTCAAAAGCAAGAAGAGGCAGAAGTGAGGGCCAAAAAACAGTTGCAACCGGAACAACCACAAAAACCAACCAAGACAGTCAAACGAATACCTCAACAGCCAGCTGAGCCATCACCAGATACACATGAAAGCATTGATGAGATTAAGGACCATCTACAATCTGTTATCAGACTGCTTAACGATCTAAAAACTGATGATGAACAACAACCCCAAGACCAACCTGCGCAACAACAAACCAGACAAGAGCCAGAGATCGACGACGAGCATGTATATCACGAAGAACATGCTCAAGAGCAACGTCTGCAACCACCAACTACTGATCAAGAAACTGAATATTCCCACGTTGAGCAACAGGATATACCAGAACAAGAACAACGCTTACAACCGGCAGAATAA
- a CDS encoding ABC transporter substrate-binding protein: MPDKNKIILTLTLMLSVAYIGQHASNIAVDDLPISTPEHVEGLQQEQEIYEDDLEQPAITVAKEAKKIKKHKPGAIKKDALTEELDKYGQEKEEDTPPLAFVKRTEKLQQPPPTEPSPHDIPQRQELPIQTKIVSGKTQIPISASLPLKGEISIIGKQLFDGITLFFKKMKKDFKELVFNFHLYALNDSALIPKVRRNIGKMSPHSPLFLSFFGTEVVGAIMPHIHTGELANIFPIEGSPGLRTEQNVNSVYFRASNELELKALIDHSVKVLYKKKFAVFYEASDWGEGAVILIEKILNEHGLKLMAKAGYPARTVNIKQAVDFLSAYSPNAILCIAHARPAYNFIRQVINKGLHQTVFLGLSTLFSIQRPLRRSRGIQLITSSVVPSPFTSKLPIVEEYRKDMQEYLPYKTLSPFSLEGYINAALLCECFKRITLPLNSDKVISILEDMQQENFKGLELNFSAQNRTLSHQVWINIGQKEEWIPFPQTLEDYEQNDSKNN; encoded by the coding sequence ATGCCTGACAAAAACAAAATAATACTCACACTCACACTTATGCTCAGCGTTGCGTACATTGGCCAACATGCCAGTAATATAGCTGTTGATGATTTGCCAATATCAACCCCTGAACACGTAGAAGGACTACAACAAGAGCAAGAAATATACGAAGATGATCTAGAACAACCAGCTATTACCGTTGCAAAAGAAGCAAAAAAAATAAAAAAACACAAACCTGGTGCTATAAAAAAAGATGCCCTAACAGAAGAACTTGACAAATATGGACAAGAGAAAGAAGAAGACACTCCACCCCTAGCATTTGTTAAACGCACTGAAAAGCTTCAGCAACCACCGCCAACAGAACCTAGCCCCCATGACATCCCCCAACGTCAAGAGTTACCTATCCAAACAAAAATTGTCTCTGGCAAGACACAAATTCCAATATCTGCAAGCCTTCCACTCAAAGGTGAAATTTCCATTATCGGCAAACAGCTTTTTGACGGCATAACGCTCTTTTTCAAAAAAATGAAAAAAGATTTTAAGGAACTTGTCTTCAATTTTCATCTGTACGCGCTCAACGACAGCGCGTTAATTCCTAAGGTACGGCGTAATATCGGGAAAATGTCACCCCACTCGCCACTTTTTTTAAGCTTCTTTGGCACTGAGGTTGTTGGGGCCATCATGCCACACATTCATACTGGTGAACTTGCCAATATTTTTCCCATAGAGGGAAGCCCAGGTTTGCGAACAGAACAAAACGTTAATTCCGTTTATTTTCGAGCATCTAATGAACTCGAACTGAAAGCGCTCATCGATCACTCAGTCAAAGTGCTTTACAAGAAAAAGTTTGCCGTATTTTATGAAGCAAGTGATTGGGGCGAAGGAGCAGTCATTTTAATTGAAAAAATTCTTAATGAGCATGGGCTTAAACTTATGGCAAAAGCTGGCTATCCAGCACGTACCGTCAATATCAAACAAGCGGTTGATTTTCTCTCGGCCTATTCGCCAAACGCAATTTTGTGTATTGCTCACGCACGGCCAGCATATAATTTTATTCGACAAGTCATTAACAAAGGTCTGCACCAAACAGTCTTTTTGGGGCTTTCAACGCTTTTCTCAATCCAGCGCCCCTTGCGCCGCTCACGCGGCATACAACTCATTACTTCATCGGTTGTCCCGAGCCCATTTACTAGCAAGTTGCCCATCGTAGAAGAATATCGAAAGGACATGCAAGAATATTTACCCTACAAAACGCTATCACCATTTTCTTTGGAGGGGTACATTAATGCCGCCCTTCTTTGTGAATGCTTTAAACGTATAACGCTTCCACTCAACAGCGATAAAGTCATATCAATCTTAGAAGATATGCAACAGGAGAATTTTAAAGGCCTTGAACTTAATTTTTCTGCCCAAAACCGAACACTTTCACATCAGGTATGGATCAATATTGGACAAAAAGAAGAATGGATTCCGTTTCCTCAAACGTTAGAAGATTATGAACAAAACGATTCAAAAAATAATTGA
- a CDS encoding ankyrin repeat domain-containing protein, which produces MKKTNILALILMLAASQLPHARGAECRKNQQEIHSLPEDLVHKILSDKLTEADVKEISPIFINATHGKGKFTMLHHAVENRHKGLVQALLEKGANPNQPDACGNTPTQSAVPRVGKCNIEILDLLLKHGGNAEATDKLGESLYSIALDRHPLPVQALILRCLLNAKQTREINN; this is translated from the coding sequence ATGAAAAAAACAAATATTTTAGCGCTCATACTCATGCTTGCAGCCTCTCAACTTCCTCATGCAAGAGGAGCAGAATGCCGCAAGAACCAACAAGAAATACACTCTCTTCCTGAGGATCTTGTACACAAAATACTCTCAGACAAACTCACAGAAGCAGACGTCAAAGAAATTAGCCCCATATTTATTAATGCTACACATGGCAAAGGTAAATTTACCATGCTGCATCATGCAGTTGAAAACAGGCATAAAGGATTAGTCCAAGCCTTACTTGAAAAAGGTGCTAATCCAAATCAACCAGACGCTTGTGGTAACACTCCGACACAAAGCGCTGTACCTCGCGTTGGTAAATGCAATATAGAAATTCTTGACCTACTGCTTAAGCACGGTGGAAACGCAGAAGCAACAGACAAACTCGGAGAAAGCCTTTATAGTATTGCTCTAGACAGACACCCTCTTCCAGTTCAAGCACTCATCTTACGCTGTTTGCTTAACGCCAAACAAACTCGAGAAATCAACAACTAA
- a CDS encoding ankyrin repeat domain-containing protein, with protein MNNVTKFTLVASLIFGMLPAAQCTPPINPERTPDNELLRSARDGRLTSRTLAILLNAGANLNATSPTGWTALDYAQAKGHVNIIALLQSLTQDVPEAPVINLNEDSDIETLDLPVQQEGEPVEITQNITVFRVGLHRFYANPTPETLTTQ; from the coding sequence ATGAATAATGTAACTAAATTCACACTCGTAGCATCACTAATATTTGGCATGCTACCTGCAGCACAATGTACACCACCCATCAACCCAGAAAGAACACCTGATAATGAGCTTTTACGCTCAGCCCGTGACGGACGGCTAACAAGTCGCACGTTGGCCATATTGCTCAATGCGGGTGCAAATCTGAATGCAACATCCCCTACAGGATGGACAGCGCTTGATTACGCTCAAGCAAAAGGACACGTAAACATAATTGCACTACTACAATCACTTACTCAAGATGTGCCAGAAGCGCCAGTAATCAATCTGAATGAGGATAGTGATATAGAAACGCTCGACCTTCCAGTACAACAAGAAGGGGAGCCTGTAGAAATAACTCAAAACATCACCGTTTTTAGAGTAGGGCTACACAGATTTTATGCTAACCCAACGCCCGAAACTTTAACCACTCAATAA
- the uvrA gene encoding excinuclease ABC subunit UvrA, whose amino-acid sequence MGKPTIKIIGAKEHNLKSVSVDIPKEKLVVITGPSGSGKSSLALDTLYAEGQRRYVESLSSYARQFLGVARRPSVEKIDGLCPAIAIDQKTVGYNPRSTVGTITEIYDYLRVLFARVGTPHCVECGKGISARSPQQIAHMLQEKFDGQEITVTAPIAVQKKGEFKNELTRFFERGFHRFVINGKYYRFTDPQDIAKVKLGKTYKHTISVLIDKLRVQKDEHVRLQEAIEKSFGCNGGLCGIINEQGSESMYSSKRICVDCAQSFPELEPRIFSFNSPLGACKNCHGLGFTYESSSSFENKLWDSLEDDESSRYTDVRPHERPCDFCQGKRLCDEALAVTVAGKNIYQFSTMAISSLLDFVKTIETDLDAEQQVIAAPLMREIISRLTFLNNVGLTYLTLARSARTLSGGEGQRIRLATQIGSSLSGVVYILDEPSIGLHQRDNDRLIETLKLLRDQGNTVVVVEHDMDTIKAADYLIDMGPAAGILGGEVTAHGSPSELAKLEQSLTGKFLSGKRAIKVPQKRRKVKGFLTLKGARANNLKNLEVKFPLGVFSAVSGVSGSGKSSLVMQCLAMGLRQYFSSGYAIGRNFEEIEGIDQLRNVVIVDQSPIGRTPRSNPATYLGIFDDIRNLYASLPESNARGYKPGRFSFNVRDGRCFECNGEGKIKVSMHFLEDVQVLCKTCKGKRYNQQVLEITFNGKTIADILEMSVLEAQEFFKNFPRIKKRIDLLCEVGLDYIRLGQPSTTFSGGEAQRIKLVNELAKRDSCTLYVLDEPTTGLHSADVDKLLHVINKLVDRGNSVLVIEHNLDMLKSVDYLIDIGPEGGEQGGYVVAQGLPEEVAKSKQSITGKFLARELANSQKK is encoded by the coding sequence ATGGGTAAACCTACAATCAAAATTATTGGTGCTAAAGAGCATAATTTAAAGTCAGTTTCTGTTGATATTCCTAAGGAAAAATTGGTGGTTATTACCGGGCCATCGGGTTCTGGTAAAAGTTCTTTAGCGCTTGACACGTTGTATGCTGAAGGACAGCGACGTTATGTTGAATCGCTTTCGTCCTACGCGCGACAATTTTTGGGCGTTGCTCGTCGACCATCTGTCGAAAAAATTGATGGTTTGTGTCCTGCAATTGCCATCGACCAAAAAACGGTTGGTTATAATCCTCGCTCAACTGTTGGAACGATTACCGAGATTTACGATTATTTACGTGTTTTGTTTGCCCGTGTTGGCACTCCTCACTGTGTCGAGTGTGGTAAAGGTATTAGTGCACGTAGTCCTCAACAGATAGCCCATATGTTGCAGGAAAAATTTGATGGACAGGAAATTACGGTTACGGCGCCCATCGCAGTTCAAAAGAAGGGGGAGTTTAAAAATGAGCTTACGCGTTTTTTTGAACGAGGTTTTCATCGATTTGTTATAAACGGAAAATATTATCGTTTTACCGACCCACAAGATATTGCAAAAGTTAAGCTTGGAAAAACATATAAACATACAATTAGTGTGTTGATTGATAAGTTGCGTGTTCAAAAAGATGAACATGTTCGATTACAAGAGGCCATTGAAAAGTCATTTGGATGTAACGGTGGTTTGTGTGGCATTATTAATGAGCAGGGCTCTGAGAGTATGTATTCATCAAAGCGTATTTGTGTTGATTGTGCCCAGTCCTTTCCTGAACTTGAGCCCCGTATTTTTTCTTTCAATTCTCCCCTTGGCGCGTGTAAGAATTGTCATGGGCTTGGCTTTACGTACGAATCAAGTTCATCATTTGAAAACAAGTTGTGGGACTCTCTTGAGGATGACGAATCAAGCCGTTATACGGATGTGCGTCCACACGAGCGTCCGTGTGATTTTTGTCAGGGTAAGCGCTTATGTGATGAGGCTCTGGCTGTTACCGTTGCGGGAAAGAATATTTATCAGTTCAGCACCATGGCGATTAGTTCGTTGCTTGATTTTGTCAAAACCATTGAAACAGATCTGGATGCCGAGCAGCAAGTAATTGCTGCACCACTTATGCGAGAAATTATCAGCCGTTTAACCTTTCTCAATAATGTTGGCTTAACCTATTTAACACTTGCTCGTAGCGCTCGAACACTGTCTGGTGGGGAGGGGCAGCGTATTCGTTTGGCAACGCAAATAGGCTCATCGCTGAGTGGCGTTGTCTACATTCTTGATGAACCAAGTATTGGTTTGCATCAGCGAGACAATGACCGCTTAATTGAAACGCTCAAGTTGCTGCGTGATCAGGGCAACACGGTAGTAGTTGTTGAGCATGACATGGACACCATTAAGGCTGCGGATTATTTGATTGATATGGGACCGGCTGCCGGTATTTTAGGTGGCGAGGTGACTGCTCATGGGTCACCGTCAGAACTTGCAAAACTAGAACAGTCCCTGACCGGTAAATTTTTGTCTGGTAAGCGAGCGATTAAAGTTCCCCAAAAACGTCGTAAGGTAAAGGGATTTTTAACGCTTAAAGGAGCACGGGCAAATAATCTAAAAAATCTTGAGGTTAAATTTCCTCTCGGTGTTTTTTCTGCCGTTTCTGGCGTTTCTGGATCAGGAAAAAGTAGCTTGGTCATGCAGTGCCTTGCTATGGGGCTACGACAATATTTTAGCTCAGGGTATGCAATAGGCCGAAACTTTGAAGAAATTGAGGGTATTGATCAGCTTAGAAATGTAGTTATTGTTGATCAAAGTCCAATCGGTCGCACACCACGCTCAAATCCAGCAACGTATCTTGGTATTTTTGACGATATTCGCAATCTGTATGCAAGCTTGCCTGAGAGCAACGCCAGAGGCTACAAACCTGGTCGATTTAGCTTTAATGTTCGTGATGGGCGTTGTTTTGAATGTAATGGTGAGGGTAAAATTAAAGTATCAATGCACTTTTTAGAAGATGTGCAAGTACTGTGCAAGACCTGTAAGGGTAAACGCTATAACCAGCAGGTTCTTGAGATAACCTTTAATGGTAAAACGATTGCAGATATTTTGGAAATGTCGGTGCTCGAGGCACAAGAGTTTTTCAAAAATTTCCCACGTATTAAAAAACGTATTGATCTGCTTTGTGAGGTTGGACTTGACTACATTAGACTTGGTCAACCATCAACAACATTTTCTGGCGGTGAGGCGCAGCGTATCAAGCTTGTCAATGAGCTTGCAAAGCGTGATAGTTGCACATTGTACGTTCTTGATGAACCAACGACGGGGCTTCACAGTGCCGATGTTGACAAACTCCTTCATGTGATTAACAAATTAGTTGATCGCGGAAACAGTGTGCTGGTTATTGAACATAATTTAGATATGCTCAAATCAGTTGATTACCTGATTGACATTGGTCCTGAGGGTGGAGAGCAGGGTGGTTATGTTGTTGCTCAAGGGCTGCCTGAAGAAGTAGCAAAAAGTAAGCAAAGTATTACCGGTAAGTTTCTAGCACGTGAGCTTGCGAATAGTCAAAAAAAATAA
- a CDS encoding ankyrin repeat domain-containing protein, which translates to MKCSVIFSCMLLFACSTLSAMDEGQGVDLDRASLALHEAAQSDSLDDAKKAVGDGADVNARNEHGLTPLHNAVCHNSLGVMTYLLSLDGVEKNAKVVATRKDGGHKGTMIPFNGYTTLHLAIVNLPQESEQDVEKAKQGFNRLLSSLGKDDLTMLDGQKFTPLARALISCQTARAETSRSLYVFAAQEICKKLAAFGLSVDEQSKQLMQSIKELKS; encoded by the coding sequence ATGAAATGCTCTGTTATTTTTTCTTGTATGCTTTTGTTTGCTTGTTCAACGTTATCGGCAATGGATGAGGGGCAGGGGGTAGATCTGGATCGAGCATCGCTTGCTTTACACGAAGCCGCACAAAGTGATAGCTTAGATGATGCTAAAAAAGCGGTAGGAGATGGTGCTGATGTTAATGCCCGCAATGAGCATGGGCTTACACCGCTACATAATGCTGTATGTCATAATAGCCTTGGTGTTATGACGTACTTGCTTTCGCTTGATGGCGTAGAGAAGAATGCTAAGGTTGTAGCTACGCGTAAAGATGGTGGACATAAGGGAACAATGATTCCATTTAATGGGTATACAACGCTTCATCTAGCTATTGTCAATCTTCCTCAAGAGAGTGAACAAGATGTTGAAAAGGCAAAACAGGGTTTCAATCGTTTACTTAGTTCACTCGGTAAGGATGACCTTACAATGCTTGATGGACAAAAATTTACCCCACTTGCACGCGCATTAATTAGTTGTCAAACAGCTCGCGCCGAAACATCTCGTTCATTATATGTTTTTGCAGCACAAGAAATTTGCAAAAAGCTGGCGGCGTTTGGCTTAAGTGTTGATGAGCAAAGCAAACAGCTCATGCAATCTATCAAAGAACTCAAATCATAG
- the recJ gene encoding single-stranded-DNA-specific exonuclease RecJ, producing the protein MLERSTQKTETLAQQHEFIQGTKYYWKLPVTDLAHARQCGLAHNLGYPIAQILCRRGYDTSEKINSFLFTTYEKDVPHAGTLKDIEIAVERINRAINRKEKILIFGDYDVDGITSSSIMLSSLIPLGANINYFLPNRKRDGYGLSSKAVKKAHASNYALIITVDNGITAYKAANDAYKLGIDLIITDHHRPHGTLPKAIAIINPQQADCPYSFKSLAGVGVAFKLVSLLYEKRGIKKLPEKTYELLMLGTVADVVPLVGENRFWVRHGLNLVNQNRSYAMQTLVQNSGLEKQLLDSLDIGFMIAPQLNALGRLDDARDGVRFLISSNQDDVAHVGAVLKNMNEERKKIERSIYAQIEQAIINRTIDLDGENVIIASNDNWPAGVIGLVAGKLMHNYGKPTLIFHIDAHGTAKGSCRSIPEFDIFNALEQNKDLLLNFGGHTCAAGLSLDAKNLPLLKKNLEEQVKASVSPLDLQPKATIDAELELPEINYKLMDDIARLEPFGNSNPAPLFLIRNVTLQQGATLLKERHVRCSVFSQGIIKPVIFFNRPDLLPIFDQIGDQSFNLLAQVMKNEWQGVTRIDLQGLDISL; encoded by the coding sequence ATGTTAGAGCGGTCCACCCAAAAAACTGAGACGCTCGCGCAACAGCACGAATTTATTCAAGGAACAAAGTACTATTGGAAGCTCCCAGTCACTGATTTGGCACATGCGCGTCAATGCGGACTTGCCCATAATCTCGGCTACCCAATTGCACAGATTTTATGCCGTCGAGGATATGACACAAGCGAAAAAATTAACTCTTTCTTGTTCACGACGTACGAAAAAGACGTCCCGCATGCTGGTACGCTCAAAGATATTGAGATAGCCGTCGAGCGCATAAATCGAGCTATCAATCGTAAAGAAAAGATACTAATTTTCGGCGATTATGATGTTGACGGCATTACCTCATCATCAATTATGCTCTCCTCCCTCATACCGCTGGGGGCAAACATAAACTATTTCTTGCCCAACAGAAAGCGCGACGGATACGGACTTTCCAGCAAAGCTGTAAAAAAAGCTCATGCAAGCAACTACGCGTTAATCATCACCGTGGACAACGGCATTACAGCCTATAAGGCTGCTAATGACGCATATAAACTTGGTATCGACTTGATCATCACTGATCACCACCGACCTCACGGCACGCTGCCCAAAGCAATCGCTATCATTAATCCCCAGCAAGCCGACTGCCCTTACTCGTTTAAAAGCCTTGCCGGCGTAGGGGTAGCATTTAAATTGGTAAGCTTACTGTATGAAAAGCGTGGCATTAAAAAACTCCCAGAAAAGACATACGAGCTCCTTATGCTGGGCACTGTTGCCGACGTTGTCCCGCTCGTCGGTGAAAATAGGTTCTGGGTACGGCATGGTCTCAATCTTGTCAATCAAAACCGTAGCTACGCTATGCAAACACTGGTGCAAAACAGCGGTCTGGAAAAGCAACTGCTTGACTCACTCGATATCGGTTTTATGATCGCACCGCAACTCAATGCTCTGGGTAGACTTGATGACGCTCGTGATGGCGTACGATTCTTGATTAGCTCTAACCAAGATGATGTTGCCCACGTTGGTGCGGTCTTAAAAAATATGAATGAAGAGCGCAAAAAAATCGAACGCTCAATTTATGCTCAAATTGAGCAAGCCATTATCAATAGAACAATCGATTTAGATGGTGAAAACGTTATTATCGCATCAAATGACAATTGGCCTGCTGGTGTTATTGGCTTAGTTGCCGGAAAACTGATGCACAACTATGGCAAACCCACGCTCATTTTTCATATCGACGCTCACGGAACCGCAAAAGGCTCATGTCGCTCGATTCCTGAATTTGATATTTTTAATGCACTAGAACAAAACAAAGATCTTCTGCTCAACTTTGGTGGACACACCTGCGCTGCTGGACTTTCACTTGACGCAAAAAATCTCCCTCTACTCAAGAAAAATCTTGAAGAACAGGTGAAAGCGAGTGTTTCTCCTTTAGATCTTCAACCTAAAGCAACTATAGATGCAGAACTTGAACTACCAGAAATTAACTACAAACTTATGGACGATATCGCTCGGCTAGAGCCATTTGGCAACTCAAACCCAGCACCACTTTTTCTTATCCGCAACGTTACCCTGCAACAAGGAGCAACACTGCTAAAGGAAAGACATGTACGCTGTTCGGTCTTTAGCCAGGGCATCATCAAACCAGTAATCTTTTTTAATCGCCCAGACCTTTTGCCTATTTTTGATCAAATTGGCGACCAGTCATTTAACTTGCTTGCACAGGTTATGAAAAATGAGTGGCAAGGAGTTACGCGTATTGATCTACAAGGGCTTGATATCAGTCTGTAG